The Propionispora vibrioides genome has a window encoding:
- a CDS encoding DUF1540 domain-containing protein: MANPTVKCTVDQCTHYMPGDQCMAAKISVYNNEQAGYSSEDGDTQCKSFHQRKTVGDMVGAVHNSNIGGMITGAFMDGKQLTPEVECFVNHCAYWHQNNVCQASSIEVAGYNAANPQDTDCKTFKEK, translated from the coding sequence ATGGCCAATCCTACAGTAAAATGCACGGTTGATCAATGCACGCATTATATGCCGGGAGATCAGTGTATGGCTGCCAAAATCAGCGTATATAATAATGAGCAGGCGGGCTACTCTTCGGAAGATGGAGATACGCAATGCAAATCATTTCATCAACGGAAAACAGTGGGAGATATGGTCGGCGCAGTTCATAACTCGAATATTGGCGGAATGATAACAGGCGCTTTCATGGATGGTAAACAACTCACTCCGGAAGTGGAATGCTTCGTCAACCACTGTGCATATTGGCACCAAAACAATGTTTGTCAGGCTTCTTCCATTGAAGTTGCAGGCTATAACGCGGCAAATCCGCAGGATACCGATTGTAAAACTTTTAAGGAAAAATAG
- a CDS encoding DUF896 domain-containing protein, translating to MITPEVIARINELAQKQKNGVLNDSEKKEQAQLRRLYIDNIKKQVKAQLDSVTVVPHSETCGCGCHAKH from the coding sequence TTGATAACTCCGGAAGTTATTGCCAGGATTAACGAACTGGCTCAAAAACAAAAAAACGGTGTTCTTAACGATTCAGAAAAAAAGGAGCAAGCCCAATTACGACGTCTTTATATCGACAATATAAAAAAGCAAGTGAAAGCACAGCTTGATTCCGTAACCGTCGTGCCTCACAGTGAGACCTGCGGCTGTGGCTGTCACGCAAAACACTAG
- a CDS encoding NAD(P)/FAD-dependent oxidoreductase yields the protein MYELLIIGGGPAGMTAAVYAARKKMNALLITKEFGGQPMWTMEIENYMGYQFITGPELMAKFEEQVQRFATPIKYEEIVQLRRNDDGSFTLASDEGNEYQAKSVIIASGKRPRRLEVPGEEEFTGRGVSYCATCDGPLFAGKSVAVIGSGNSAVQAAIELGGVAERVYLVVRRRYRADAILMDKLRALDNVVELVGYVAKEIVGGQVVEKFIISQTEGNETKELAVQGVFIEIGLKPNSEFVESLVKLNGEREIAVDCTTGTGIPGLFAAGDVNNGPDKQIVIAAGDGAKAALMAYNYVLRHA from the coding sequence ATGTATGAGTTACTGATCATAGGTGGAGGACCGGCCGGGATGACGGCGGCCGTCTATGCCGCCAGGAAAAAAATGAATGCCTTGCTGATTACGAAAGAGTTTGGCGGTCAGCCCATGTGGACGATGGAAATTGAAAACTATATGGGATATCAATTTATTACAGGTCCTGAGCTTATGGCAAAGTTTGAAGAACAGGTGCAACGGTTTGCCACTCCGATAAAATATGAGGAAATTGTGCAGCTCCGGCGCAATGACGATGGGTCTTTTACGCTGGCAAGTGACGAAGGGAATGAATATCAGGCTAAGTCGGTTATCATTGCATCCGGTAAACGCCCCAGGCGGCTGGAGGTCCCGGGAGAAGAGGAATTTACGGGGAGAGGGGTCAGCTACTGTGCGACTTGTGACGGTCCTCTGTTCGCCGGTAAAAGCGTAGCCGTTATCGGCAGTGGTAATTCGGCGGTGCAGGCTGCTATTGAGTTAGGCGGTGTGGCGGAAAGGGTTTATTTGGTAGTACGTAGAAGATATAGAGCGGATGCTATTTTGATGGATAAACTAAGAGCATTGGACAATGTGGTTGAATTAGTGGGATATGTTGCCAAGGAAATTGTCGGTGGACAGGTAGTTGAAAAATTTATTATCAGTCAGACCGAGGGGAATGAAACCAAAGAACTTGCGGTTCAAGGAGTGTTTATCGAAATTGGGCTGAAACCTAATTCGGAGTTTGTGGAAAGCCTGGTAAAATTAAATGGTGAACGTGAAATTGCAGTGGACTGTACAACCGGTACAGGGATTCCGGGGTTGTTCGCGGCCGGTGATGTGAATAACGGCCCTGACAAACAGATTGTTATCGCCGCCGGTGACGGGGCCAAAGCTGCACTGATGGCGTATAATTATGTGCTTCGTCATGCGTAG
- a CDS encoding ACT domain-containing protein has translation MKVVVTIVGEDRVGIIAMVSDILAKSQVNILNINQNIVDGFFNMVMIVDMANSTIRLTELQQVLKKKGEEINLEIKAQHEDIFRIMHRV, from the coding sequence ATGAAAGTAGTAGTAACGATAGTGGGAGAAGATCGTGTTGGCATCATCGCCATGGTGAGCGATATTTTAGCCAAAAGCCAAGTTAACATTTTAAATATCAACCAGAATATAGTCGATGGCTTTTTTAACATGGTCATGATTGTTGATATGGCCAATAGTACGATCCGTCTGACCGAATTGCAGCAAGTATTGAAGAAAAAAGGGGAAGAAATCAACCTGGAAATCAAGGCTCAGCACGAAGATATTTTTAGAATTATGCATCGTGTATAA
- a CDS encoding PFL family protein has translation MLTIQDIFETNRMIEENNLDVRTITMGISLRDCAHPDVKVFCRNVYDKVTRLAENLVRTGEAIEAEYGIPIINKRISVTPIAIAAESCHTDSFVPVAQALDEAAKIVGVNFIGGFSALVEKGYTKGDRILIQSIPEALAYTERVCSSVNVASTKAGINMDAVREMGEVIKRAAELTKDRDAVACSKLVVFANVPEDNPFMAGAFHGVGEAENIINVGVSGPGVVKRALEDVKGEDFSVVAETIKRTAFKITRVGQLVAQEASRRLKVPFGIIDLSLAPTPAVGDSVAHILEEMGLESCGAPGTTAALALLNDAVKKGGLMASSHVGGLSGAFIPVSEDAGMIAAAERGSLSLEKLEAMTCVCSVGLDMIAIPGDTSASTISAIIADESAIGMINNKTTAVRIIPAPGKKAGDKVEYGGLFGYCPIFPVSPFKSDDFIARGGRIPAPVRSLTN, from the coding sequence ATGTTAACTATTCAGGATATTTTTGAAACAAATCGCATGATTGAAGAAAACAATCTGGACGTCAGGACCATAACCATGGGGATCAGTCTTCGGGACTGTGCCCATCCGGATGTAAAGGTATTTTGCCGTAATGTTTATGATAAGGTAACCCGGCTGGCTGAAAATCTGGTCCGCACAGGCGAGGCTATTGAAGCTGAATATGGGATTCCTATTATTAACAAGCGGATATCCGTAACGCCAATTGCTATTGCTGCAGAAAGCTGTCATACCGACAGTTTTGTGCCTGTGGCGCAGGCGTTGGATGAAGCGGCAAAAATCGTCGGCGTTAACTTCATTGGCGGCTTTTCCGCTTTAGTCGAAAAAGGCTATACCAAAGGAGACCGGATTCTTATCCAATCCATTCCCGAAGCCCTGGCCTATACGGAACGGGTCTGTTCGTCGGTTAATGTGGCGTCTACCAAGGCAGGCATTAATATGGACGCGGTGCGTGAAATGGGAGAAGTTATCAAGCGGGCAGCCGAACTTACCAAGGATCGGGACGCTGTTGCCTGCTCTAAACTGGTTGTATTTGCTAATGTGCCTGAGGACAACCCTTTTATGGCTGGTGCCTTTCATGGTGTAGGGGAAGCGGAAAATATCATTAACGTAGGTGTAAGCGGTCCCGGCGTGGTAAAACGGGCTTTGGAAGATGTAAAAGGGGAAGACTTCAGCGTAGTTGCCGAAACCATAAAACGGACAGCCTTTAAGATCACCAGGGTCGGCCAGCTTGTAGCCCAGGAAGCCTCACGCCGTCTTAAAGTGCCTTTTGGGATTATCGACCTTTCGTTGGCACCGACACCGGCCGTTGGTGACAGCGTTGCCCATATCCTTGAGGAAATGGGTCTGGAAAGCTGTGGTGCTCCCGGAACTACTGCCGCATTAGCTTTGTTAAATGATGCAGTGAAAAAGGGTGGTCTTATGGCCTCGTCGCATGTAGGCGGTTTGAGCGGTGCCTTCATTCCGGTCAGTGAAGATGCCGGTATGATTGCAGCGGCTGAGCGTGGCAGCCTAAGTCTGGAAAAACTGGAAGCCATGACCTGTGTCTGTTCGGTTGGTTTGGATATGATTGCCATACCAGGTGATACATCGGCGTCTACCATTTCAGCTATTATTGCCGATGAATCGGCTATCGGCATGATTAATAATAAAACCACGGCTGTGCGTATTATTCCGGCACCGGGTAAAAAAGCCGGCGATAAAGTCGAGTATGGCGGTTTGTTTGGGTATTGTCCCATATTTCCGGTTAGTCCGTTTAAATCGGACGATTTTATTGCACGCGGTGGCAGGATTCCGGCTCCTGTCAGAAGCTTGACCAACTAA
- the nth gene encoding endonuclease III, translating into MRVTKVIKQQMLALLEETYQDTTTALTYTTPFELLIAVILSAQCTDVRVNIITGRMFPKYNTPEKILELGQSGLEEQIRDCGLYHSKAKNIIATCTMLCEQYQGQVPDSIEELVKLPGVGRKTANVVVSQLFHIPAIAVDTHVFRVANRLQLAKGKTPLEVEKGLMKAIPRDKWSDAHHWLIWHGRKVCKARKPECTACCLGELCPSALLPDQQHQGIPD; encoded by the coding sequence ATGCGGGTTACCAAAGTCATAAAACAGCAGATGCTGGCACTGCTGGAAGAAACATACCAGGATACGACAACAGCCCTTACCTATACAACGCCGTTTGAATTATTAATTGCTGTTATTTTGTCGGCTCAATGTACTGATGTTCGGGTCAATATCATTACCGGAAGGATGTTCCCGAAGTACAATACCCCGGAAAAGATACTGGAATTAGGCCAGAGTGGTTTGGAAGAACAAATTCGTGACTGTGGATTATATCATAGCAAAGCTAAGAATATTATTGCTACCTGTACGATGTTGTGTGAGCAATATCAGGGGCAGGTTCCCGATAGTATAGAGGAATTAGTCAAATTGCCCGGTGTTGGCCGAAAAACTGCCAATGTGGTGGTCAGCCAATTGTTTCATATTCCGGCCATTGCTGTAGACACCCATGTGTTTAGAGTGGCAAATCGGTTACAATTGGCTAAAGGTAAGACTCCTTTAGAGGTAGAAAAAGGATTAATGAAAGCCATTCCCCGGGACAAATGGAGTGATGCTCATCATTGGCTTATCTGGCATGGCAGGAAAGTTTGCAAAGCCCGCAAGCCGGAATGTACGGCTTGTTGTTTGGGTGAGCTGTGCCCGAGCGCACTGCTGCCGGATCAGCAGCATCAGGGAATCCCTGATTAA
- a CDS encoding N-acetyltransferase, whose amino-acid sequence MIYRKATFKDVEAIHKLVNDYAEKGVMLPRSRNVLYETLRDMILAEDGGSIVGVGALHLVWDELAEIRTMAIAPDYMKQGIGREIVQLLIKEAYTLGIKTLFTLTYQPGFFAKLGFAEIPKEQLPHKVWKECINCAKFPNCDEIAMIRKI is encoded by the coding sequence ATGATTTATCGTAAGGCCACGTTTAAAGATGTAGAGGCTATTCATAAATTAGTAAATGATTATGCTGAGAAGGGTGTTATGCTGCCCCGTTCGAGAAACGTGCTGTATGAAACCTTGCGGGATATGATTTTAGCTGAAGATGGAGGGAGTATTGTCGGTGTAGGCGCGCTCCATCTGGTATGGGATGAATTGGCGGAGATCAGGACGATGGCGATTGCACCTGATTATATGAAACAGGGGATTGGACGGGAGATCGTTCAATTATTGATTAAAGAAGCGTATACGCTTGGCATTAAAACGCTGTTTACCTTAACATACCAGCCGGGTTTTTTCGCGAAATTAGGGTTTGCGGAAATTCCCAAAGAACAACTGCCGCACAAGGTGTGGAAAGAATGTATTAATTGTGCTAAATTTCCTAACTGTGATGAGATTGCCATGATAAGAAAAATTTAG
- the speD gene encoding adenosylmethionine decarboxylase, giving the protein MEIKSIKKLKLYGFNNLTKTLSFNMYDICYAKTPQHRQKYIEYVDEEYNAERLTGILTEVANIIGANILNIAKQDYDPQGASVTMLISEGKLSSGPTKSITNGLDDPLPDAVVAHLDKSHITVHTYPESHPDKGISTFRADIDVSTCGEISPLKALNYLINSFNSDIAIIDYRVRGFTRDVNGKKFYIDHKINSIQNYISKDTRELYHMIDVNVYQENIFHTKMLLKEFDLDNYLFGTDQKELIPGEKKKIKQRLKKEMAEIFYGKNIPKV; this is encoded by the coding sequence ATGGAAATTAAGTCAATTAAAAAACTTAAGCTCTATGGCTTCAATAATTTGACCAAGACGTTAAGTTTCAATATGTATGATATCTGCTATGCTAAGACTCCTCAACACCGTCAAAAATACATTGAGTATGTCGATGAAGAATATAATGCGGAGCGTCTTACTGGAATTCTTACCGAAGTGGCCAACATTATCGGTGCCAATATTTTGAATATTGCTAAACAGGATTATGATCCGCAGGGAGCTAGCGTAACTATGCTCATTTCGGAAGGAAAGCTTTCTTCCGGACCGACTAAAAGTATAACAAACGGGCTTGACGATCCTTTGCCGGATGCAGTTGTGGCTCATTTGGATAAAAGCCATATCACGGTCCATACCTATCCGGAAAGCCACCCGGATAAGGGGATTAGTACATTCCGCGCGGATATTGATGTATCTACCTGTGGTGAAATCTCGCCGCTGAAAGCGTTGAATTATTTAATAAACAGCTTTAATTCGGATATTGCGATTATTGATTACCGGGTTCGCGGCTTTACCCGTGATGTGAACGGTAAAAAGTTTTACATTGATCACAAAATAAATTCGATTCAAAATTATATTTCCAAAGATACCCGTGAACTCTATCATATGATTGATGTCAATGTGTATCAGGAGAATATATTTCATACCAAAATGCTGCTTAAAGAATTTGACTTGGATAATTATTTATTCGGCACTGACCAAAAGGAATTGATTCCCGGCGAAAAAAAGAAAATTAAGCAGCGGTTGAAAAAAGAAATGGCCGAGATTTTTTATGGAAAAAACATCCCTAAAGTATAG
- a CDS encoding C40 family peptidase → MFILHRKIAAILILVLLLSVSTVYAGEAGYRQGDRAPEIKNIQLRLKQLGYYRESKNERLDGYFSAGTTVAVKKYQRNKKLKETGVVDAKTYRLLMGRDLPGQDKPGTLPEKAKPVITTARKLLGAPYRFGGETPTGFDCSGLVQYVFGKNGKRLPRMADEQFKTGSAVELKKLEPGDLVFFSTYEPGASHCGIYLGEQQFIHASSSRGVMVSRLDDVYWKPRYVGARRVLY, encoded by the coding sequence ATGTTTATTTTACATAGAAAGATAGCAGCCATTTTAATATTGGTGCTGCTGCTGTCAGTTTCAACTGTCTATGCCGGTGAGGCCGGTTATCGGCAAGGTGACCGGGCGCCGGAAATTAAAAATATACAACTTAGACTGAAGCAGCTCGGCTATTACCGGGAGAGCAAAAACGAGAGGCTTGACGGGTACTTTTCAGCGGGAACGACGGTTGCCGTGAAAAAATACCAGAGAAATAAGAAGTTAAAAGAAACCGGTGTGGTGGATGCAAAGACCTATCGTCTGCTGATGGGCCGTGATCTGCCCGGACAGGACAAGCCGGGAACCCTGCCGGAAAAGGCAAAACCAGTCATTACTACAGCCAGAAAACTTTTGGGGGCTCCCTATCGATTCGGCGGAGAAACACCGACCGGTTTTGATTGCTCCGGCTTGGTTCAATATGTGTTTGGTAAGAATGGGAAACGTTTGCCGCGCATGGCGGATGAACAGTTTAAAACGGGCAGCGCAGTGGAATTAAAGAAGCTGGAACCTGGTGATTTGGTGTTTTTTTCTACCTATGAGCCGGGTGCTTCCCATTGCGGTATTTATTTAGGAGAACAACAGTTTATTCATGCCTCTTCCAGTCGGGGCGTTATGGTAAGTCGCCTGGATGACGTGTATTGGAAACCCCGTTATGTAGGGGCCCGGCGTGTTTTGTATTGA
- a CDS encoding MoaD/ThiS family protein, whose translation MVIEVRLYAGLKKYAPSSSSGILAVDVSESILVEELLEELEIAASEVGSIKINGNAGSARQTLQDGDRVDLLPASGLIS comes from the coding sequence ATGGTAATAGAAGTAAGGTTATATGCCGGATTAAAAAAATATGCACCTTCGAGCAGCAGTGGCATATTGGCAGTAGATGTATCGGAAAGCATTCTGGTAGAGGAGCTCTTGGAAGAGTTGGAGATTGCAGCATCGGAAGTCGGCAGTATCAAAATCAATGGTAATGCCGGTAGCGCCAGGCAGACATTGCAAGACGGAGACAGAGTAGATTTATTACCTGCCAGTGGTTTGATCAGCTAA
- the aroF gene encoding 3-deoxy-7-phosphoheptulonate synthase: MIIVMNQNATQEEIKKVIDKLTNTGLKAHVSEGSTRTIIGVIGDKKVIAELPVEAMAGVEKTVSVTESYKLVGRDFKQEDTIIDVGGVQIGGQRLTVMAGPCAVESREQLLESAHIVKAAGAQFLRGGAYKPRTSPYAFQGLEKQGLEFLAEAREKTGLKIVTEVVDVESVATVSAYADMLQIGARNMQNFQLLKAVGRTNKPVLLKRGLAATINEWLNAAEYIMSEGNYNVALCERGIRTFEDYTRNTLDLSAVAAVKSLSHLPIIVDPSHGTGKWKLVRPMSRAAIAGGADGLMIEVHPDPSRALSDGKQSLTPENFSLVMQEIAQIGAVVGKSLL; this comes from the coding sequence GTGATTATTGTCATGAATCAAAATGCCACGCAAGAGGAAATTAAAAAAGTGATCGACAAACTGACCAATACCGGCCTAAAGGCACATGTATCGGAAGGTTCGACCCGCACGATTATCGGAGTTATTGGCGATAAAAAGGTCATTGCGGAATTACCGGTAGAAGCCATGGCTGGCGTGGAGAAGACTGTGTCAGTGACCGAGTCCTACAAATTGGTTGGGCGTGACTTTAAGCAGGAAGACACAATCATTGATGTTGGCGGTGTACAAATCGGCGGACAACGGCTTACTGTTATGGCCGGTCCCTGCGCCGTGGAGAGTCGTGAACAGCTTTTGGAATCGGCCCATATTGTTAAAGCGGCGGGTGCTCAATTTTTAAGGGGCGGTGCTTACAAACCGCGCACTTCACCCTATGCATTTCAGGGCTTGGAAAAACAGGGATTGGAATTTTTGGCAGAGGCTAGAGAAAAAACAGGCCTGAAAATTGTTACCGAAGTGGTGGATGTGGAATCAGTAGCTACCGTGAGCGCCTATGCGGATATGCTGCAGATTGGCGCAAGAAATATGCAGAACTTCCAATTGCTAAAAGCCGTGGGACGGACTAATAAGCCGGTACTCTTAAAACGGGGTCTGGCCGCTACGATTAATGAATGGCTCAATGCAGCGGAATATATCATGAGTGAGGGGAATTATAATGTAGCGCTTTGTGAACGGGGCATCCGGACGTTTGAAGATTATACCCGTAACACGCTGGACTTAAGCGCGGTTGCTGCGGTAAAGAGTCTCAGCCATTTACCGATTATTGTGGATCCAAGCCACGGAACGGGAAAATGGAAACTGGTTCGTCCCATGTCGCGCGCTGCGATTGCCGGCGGTGCAGACGGCTTGATGATTGAAGTTCATCCCGATCCCAGCAGGGCTTTGTCCGATGGCAAGCAGTCGCTTACGCCGGAAAATTTTTCGCTGGTGATGCAGGAGATTGCTCAGATTGGGGCTGTGGTAGGTAAGTCCTTGCTATGA
- a CDS encoding prephenate dehydrogenase produces MKKLNITIIGMGLIGGSIGLALKEADPDRFFITAVATRAATLELALERKAADRAIVDLTEGVADADIIFVCTPVLQIVPIVEKIAPFLKQGTIITDVGSTKGYIAEQINRILPPGVFYVSGHPMAGLEQSGMQAADSRLFINKWYILVPEVSTSAEAVNTVAELIALTGAKITTMKVEDHDRCAAVISHVPHVAAAAMVHLLDFSHDMEESLKLAGGGFRDTTRIASSNADMWSDICLTNPQAITDSLQNLRAILSQVIEDIEEGDRQALHTFFSIAKKRRDALINASL; encoded by the coding sequence ATGAAGAAATTGAATATCACCATCATTGGCATGGGGCTTATTGGCGGCTCAATTGGACTGGCACTAAAAGAAGCCGATCCCGACCGTTTTTTTATTACAGCAGTGGCTACTCGTGCTGCTACGTTGGAGCTGGCTTTAGAGCGTAAGGCGGCAGACCGGGCAATTGTCGATTTGACGGAAGGTGTAGCCGATGCCGATATTATTTTTGTCTGTACACCGGTGTTGCAAATCGTACCTATCGTGGAAAAAATAGCACCGTTCTTAAAACAAGGGACTATCATTACCGATGTTGGCAGTACCAAAGGTTATATAGCCGAACAGATTAACCGCATTTTGCCGCCGGGTGTTTTTTATGTGAGTGGTCATCCCATGGCCGGGTTAGAGCAAAGTGGTATGCAGGCGGCTGATTCGCGCTTGTTTATCAATAAATGGTATATTCTAGTGCCCGAAGTATCCACTTCTGCCGAAGCGGTCAACACAGTAGCCGAACTCATCGCGCTTACCGGAGCGAAGATTACGACCATGAAGGTCGAAGATCATGATCGCTGTGCGGCGGTGATTAGTCACGTACCCCATGTGGCGGCGGCAGCGATGGTTCATTTGCTGGATTTCTCTCATGATATGGAAGAAAGTCTTAAGCTGGCCGGCGGAGGATTTCGTGATACCACGCGAATTGCTTCTTCCAATGCCGATATGTGGTCGGATATTTGCCTGACAAATCCCCAGGCGATTACGGATAGTCTGCAAAATTTACGGGCCATACTTTCACAGGTTATTGAGGATATCGAGGAGGGCGACAGGCAGGCTCTGCATACATTTTTCAGCATTGCCAAGAAAAGACGGGATGCGCTTATTAATGCATCATTATAG
- the hydG gene encoding [FeFe] hydrogenase H-cluster radical SAM maturase HydG, with translation MIDEKERTSDAFIDDSLISRLLADAKVKAQDPGIVKQILTKALGYQGLSAADAATLLEVNDSDLLEELFAAASTIKEAIYGKRIVLFAPLYIANYCVNNCTYCGYRQANHQHRRRLTMDEIRREVEILESMGHKRLAVEAGEDPLNCSIDYVVEALQAIYSVKSGNGAIRRANVNIAATTIDEYKKLKSAGIGTYILFQETYNRPMYAKLHASGPKTDYNWHTTAMDRAMQAGIDDVGIGVLFGLYDYKYEVTAMLLHAAHLEATYGVGPHTISVPRLRPAPGITLSTFPYLVDNAAFQKIIAVIRLAVPYTGIILSTREDSAFRDILINYGVSQISAGSCTGVGGYQEAYHTDTVPASAAQFEPADNRSPEEIIRMLCEHDFIPSYCTACYRQGRTGDRFMRLAKSGEIQNVCLPNALLTFQEYLLDYATDEQTKASGEKMIQNALATIPQESIRRQTVKRLKEITEGSRDLYF, from the coding sequence ATGATTGATGAAAAAGAACGGACAAGCGATGCCTTTATTGACGACTCACTGATTTCCCGGCTTTTAGCTGATGCTAAAGTAAAAGCGCAAGATCCTGGCATCGTAAAACAGATTTTAACCAAGGCGCTCGGTTATCAGGGCTTATCAGCTGCCGATGCCGCAACTCTTCTCGAAGTAAATGATTCCGACCTGCTGGAAGAATTATTTGCAGCTGCCTCGACCATTAAAGAAGCCATTTACGGAAAACGGATTGTTCTGTTTGCCCCTCTATACATTGCCAACTACTGTGTAAACAACTGTACCTACTGCGGCTATCGCCAGGCAAATCACCAGCATCGCCGCCGGTTGACAATGGACGAGATCAGACGGGAAGTGGAAATCTTAGAATCTATGGGACACAAACGGCTGGCGGTAGAAGCCGGTGAAGATCCGCTCAACTGTTCGATTGATTATGTGGTTGAAGCATTACAGGCCATTTATAGCGTTAAGTCCGGCAATGGTGCGATTCGCCGGGCCAATGTGAACATTGCGGCAACAACTATTGACGAATATAAAAAACTCAAGAGCGCCGGCATCGGAACCTATATTCTTTTTCAGGAAACCTACAACCGTCCAATGTACGCCAAGCTTCATGCCAGTGGACCAAAAACTGACTATAATTGGCACACCACGGCGATGGACCGTGCTATGCAGGCAGGTATTGACGATGTCGGTATCGGCGTGCTGTTTGGTTTATATGATTATAAATACGAAGTAACTGCCATGCTTCTGCATGCGGCTCATCTGGAAGCTACCTACGGAGTCGGCCCCCATACGATTTCAGTGCCGCGCCTGCGCCCGGCACCGGGCATTACACTTTCCACTTTCCCCTATCTGGTCGATAACGCGGCCTTTCAAAAAATAATAGCCGTAATACGGCTGGCAGTCCCTTACACGGGCATCATCCTTTCTACCAGGGAGGACTCTGCTTTCCGTGATATATTAATTAACTATGGGGTATCCCAAATCAGCGCCGGTTCCTGTACCGGCGTCGGCGGTTATCAGGAGGCTTATCATACCGACACGGTACCGGCCAGCGCGGCCCAGTTTGAACCGGCCGACAATCGCTCGCCGGAGGAAATTATCCGGATGTTATGCGAACATGACTTTATCCCGAGCTATTGTACGGCCTGCTACCGTCAGGGACGCACCGGCGACCGCTTCATGCGTCTGGCCAAAAGCGGCGAAATACAAAATGTCTGTTTGCCCAATGCCTTGCTGACTTTCCAGGAGTATTTACTGGATTATGCGACAGATGAACAGACCAAGGCCAGCGGTGAAAAGATGATTCAAAACGCCCTCGCTACCATTCCACAGGAAAGTATCCGCCGTCAGACAGTAAAACGCCTGAAGGAAATCACGGAAGGTTCACGCGATTTATACTTTTAA
- a CDS encoding TM1266 family iron-only hydrogenase system putative regulator, producing MSKRIGVIGIIIEDPKSAAHRVNTILSQYGHLITGRMGIPNHKENVGVIALIIEGNTDEVGALTGKLGNLPGVTVKSALTAKTIEKGENLHD from the coding sequence ATGTCCAAACGGATTGGTGTTATCGGCATCATTATTGAAGACCCTAAAAGTGCAGCCCACCGGGTTAATACGATTCTTTCACAATACGGCCATCTGATTACCGGCCGCATGGGCATCCCTAATCATAAGGAAAATGTGGGGGTCATCGCACTTATCATCGAAGGAAATACTGACGAAGTCGGCGCTCTGACAGGAAAACTTGGCAATCTTCCCGGCGTAACAGTAAAATCCGCCCTTACTGCAAAAACTATTGAAAAGGGAGAGAACCTGCATGATTGA
- a CDS encoding YmaF family protein yields MADEGRINSVDQDDRHTIHVHTFNTITNVADDHQHIMQAVTGPAREAGNSHVHRVRGRTSFFAGKGDGHWHWFDVVSGPAIDMPDDTHTHYFEGDTSRDCGHCHSFAAVAGLAPDCDDDTDDDTDCDDNHHKSKNKKYREDGLPVEE; encoded by the coding sequence ATGGCTGACGAAGGGCGGATTAATTCAGTGGATCAAGATGACCGGCATACGATCCATGTGCATACGTTCAATACCATAACTAATGTGGCTGACGATCATCAACATATTATGCAGGCTGTTACCGGCCCTGCCCGCGAAGCGGGAAATTCTCACGTACATCGCGTGAGAGGACGTACATCCTTTTTTGCAGGCAAGGGCGACGGACACTGGCACTGGTTTGATGTTGTATCAGGACCGGCAATCGATATGCCTGACGATACCCACACCCATTATTTTGAAGGAGACACCAGCCGCGATTGCGGGCATTGTCATAGTTTTGCCGCAGTTGCCGGCTTAGCGCCGGACTGTGATGATGATACTGATGACGATACCGATTGTGATGATAACCATCATAAGAGCAAGAATAAAAAGTATCGTGAGGATGGATTACCGGTAGAAGAATAA